A genomic region of Halobacteriovorax sp. JY17 contains the following coding sequences:
- a CDS encoding serine hydrolase: protein MKEVEEIISRLMPKQHFDCIAVGVIDFKNAKYNSLEWHEGEFVNKSGKYFFDLASLTKPLTLASTYLVDPSKFTNDMILLLNHRASLTSGGRISPKNWRQYISSFNIAEAPTLYSDYSALRAMIEIEDSFKRNLYDICSEYFDEEMFHWTELVDQLRSPVTGFRHGKRIQGEVHDDNAFYLREKVSHAGLFASIDGICKSLLNLNESYDLVKFMDQAFSNTSFDRFLYGWDTVTEPDTSLAGSGCSKRTFGHLGFTGTSIWIDVEKLRGSVILTNATQNYWYDRKGLTELRKTLGSQIWSS, encoded by the coding sequence ATGAAAGAAGTAGAAGAAATAATTAGTAGGCTGATGCCTAAGCAGCACTTCGACTGTATTGCAGTCGGAGTGATTGACTTTAAAAATGCTAAGTATAATTCTCTAGAGTGGCACGAGGGAGAATTTGTTAATAAGTCTGGAAAGTATTTCTTTGATCTTGCTTCACTTACAAAACCACTCACTCTTGCTAGTACCTATCTTGTAGATCCAAGTAAATTTACGAATGATATGATTCTCTTACTTAATCATAGAGCCTCTCTCACTTCGGGGGGGAGAATTTCTCCTAAGAATTGGAGGCAGTATATTAGCAGCTTTAATATTGCTGAAGCACCAACTCTTTATTCTGATTACTCCGCACTTAGAGCAATGATTGAAATAGAAGACTCCTTTAAGAGAAATCTCTACGATATTTGTTCTGAGTACTTTGATGAAGAAATGTTCCATTGGACTGAACTTGTAGACCAACTTAGATCCCCTGTTACTGGATTTAGGCATGGGAAAAGAATTCAAGGAGAAGTTCACGATGATAATGCATTCTATCTGAGGGAGAAAGTTTCTCATGCAGGGTTATTTGCCAGCATTGATGGAATTTGTAAGAGCCTTTTAAACTTAAATGAATCTTACGACTTGGTTAAATTTATGGATCAAGCTTTTTCAAATACCTCTTTTGACCGTTTTCTCTATGGATGGGATACGGTAACTGAGCCAGATACAAGTTTGGCCGGATCAGGGTGCTCAAAGCGCACATTTGGGCATTTGGGTTTTACTGGAACTTCTATCTGGATAGATGTCGAGAAGCTTCGAGGATCTGTAATTTTAACCAATGCGACTCAGAATTATTGGTATGACAGAAAAGGGTTAACTGAGCTTCGCAAGACGCTTGGAAGTCAAATATGGAGTTCGTAA
- the ppdK gene encoding pyruvate, phosphate dikinase: MATKNKWVYSFSSEKTEGNKEMKDLLGGKGANLAEMSSIGLSVPPGFTVTTEACLDFVENNNTINQEIKDQVLEALKIVEETSGKKFGDIKNPLLFSVRSGARVSMPGMMDTVLNLGLNDESVLGLAELTKNPRFAWDSYRRFIQMYANVVMGFNVAILESTLEDLKEAREVELDTQLSAGDLEELVEVYKRIIFEETGISFPTDPMDQLWRAVSAVFGSWNNPRAVKYREINDIGHNWGTAVNVQSMVFGNMGDDCATGVCFTRDPSTGEKKFFGEFLINAQGEDVVAGIRTPQPINSLSKNESNKSLVTLQEAMPIVYDELVEVYTKLEIHYKDMQDIEFTIEKDKLFILQTRNGKRTAAAAVKIAVDLVNEEILTKEEAILKINPEDINQLLHPRLDPSAHKNVLAQGLPASPGAGCGVITFTSEKATALHESGVKVMLVRQETSPEDIAGMVASEGILTARGGMTSHAAVVARGMGKPCVAGCSGLQIDYSKLVLRINGKEYKEGDFLTIDGATGEVIEGKVPTIAAEISEDFALFMSWADEFRKLEIRTNADNPEDSLTAKNFGAEGIGLCRTEHMFFEAERILAVREMIYAKDLQDREKALAKLLPFQREDFIGIFTAMSGKPVNIRLLDPPLHEFLPHSTEDREALAEYLELDVQLINERCEELHEFNPMLGHRGCRLGVTYPEIYRMQTRAIIEAAIECKKNGVEVFPEIMIPLISLKGELVLLKRECIEEINLVFEELKTEVKYKLGTMIELPRAAITAGKIAPEADFFSFGTNDLTQTTFGLSRDDSGKFLPEYVNGGLMTVDPFVSLDREGVGFLVNHACVEGRKSNPQIHVGICGEHGGEPKSIQFCHEIGLDYVSCSPYRVPIARLAAAQAALRSK; the protein is encoded by the coding sequence GTGGCAACTAAGAATAAATGGGTCTATAGCTTCAGTTCTGAGAAGACTGAAGGTAATAAGGAAATGAAGGATCTACTCGGAGGCAAGGGGGCGAACCTTGCAGAGATGTCTTCCATTGGACTGTCTGTTCCTCCTGGCTTTACTGTTACAACAGAAGCTTGTTTGGACTTTGTTGAAAATAACAACACAATTAATCAAGAAATTAAGGATCAAGTCTTAGAGGCCTTGAAAATTGTCGAAGAAACTTCAGGAAAGAAGTTTGGAGATATAAAGAATCCTCTTCTCTTCTCCGTACGTTCTGGAGCAAGAGTTTCAATGCCTGGAATGATGGATACGGTTTTAAACTTAGGTTTAAATGATGAATCTGTTCTAGGTCTTGCAGAACTTACTAAGAATCCTCGCTTCGCTTGGGACTCATATCGAAGATTCATTCAAATGTATGCCAACGTTGTCATGGGTTTCAATGTTGCGATCTTGGAGTCAACTCTTGAAGACCTAAAAGAAGCTAGGGAAGTAGAGTTAGATACACAACTCTCTGCGGGTGACCTTGAAGAGTTAGTTGAAGTTTATAAGAGAATAATCTTTGAGGAAACAGGTATTTCATTTCCAACAGATCCAATGGATCAATTATGGAGAGCTGTCTCTGCAGTATTTGGTTCTTGGAATAATCCAAGAGCAGTTAAGTATAGAGAGATTAACGATATCGGGCATAATTGGGGGACGGCTGTAAATGTTCAGTCCATGGTCTTTGGAAATATGGGTGACGATTGTGCCACAGGAGTTTGCTTTACAAGAGATCCTAGCACTGGCGAGAAGAAGTTCTTTGGTGAGTTTCTTATTAACGCTCAAGGGGAAGATGTTGTTGCAGGAATTAGAACACCTCAACCAATTAATAGCCTTTCAAAGAATGAATCGAATAAGAGCCTTGTCACTCTTCAAGAGGCGATGCCTATTGTTTATGACGAGTTAGTAGAAGTATATACAAAATTAGAAATTCATTACAAAGATATGCAGGATATTGAGTTTACAATTGAAAAAGATAAACTCTTTATTCTTCAAACTCGAAATGGAAAGAGAACCGCCGCAGCCGCAGTAAAGATTGCGGTGGATTTAGTTAATGAAGAAATACTTACTAAAGAAGAAGCGATTCTTAAAATTAATCCAGAAGATATAAATCAACTCTTACACCCAAGACTTGATCCGAGTGCTCATAAGAATGTTCTTGCCCAAGGCTTACCGGCGTCTCCTGGAGCTGGATGTGGAGTTATTACTTTTACATCGGAAAAGGCAACAGCTCTGCATGAGAGTGGTGTAAAGGTAATGTTGGTTAGGCAAGAGACAAGTCCTGAAGATATTGCTGGTATGGTTGCTTCTGAGGGAATCTTAACAGCTAGAGGTGGAATGACGTCTCATGCGGCTGTTGTTGCTAGAGGAATGGGGAAGCCATGTGTAGCCGGTTGTTCTGGCCTTCAAATAGATTATTCTAAATTGGTCTTAAGGATTAATGGTAAAGAGTATAAAGAAGGGGACTTTCTAACAATTGACGGAGCTACTGGTGAAGTTATTGAAGGAAAAGTTCCAACAATTGCTGCTGAAATTTCAGAAGACTTTGCTCTCTTTATGAGTTGGGCAGATGAATTTAGAAAATTAGAAATAAGAACCAATGCTGATAATCCTGAAGATAGCCTTACAGCTAAGAATTTTGGAGCTGAGGGAATTGGTCTTTGTAGAACAGAGCATATGTTCTTTGAAGCAGAGAGAATTTTAGCTGTTCGTGAAATGATCTATGCAAAAGATTTACAAGATAGAGAGAAGGCCCTCGCGAAGTTACTTCCTTTTCAAAGAGAAGATTTTATTGGGATTTTCACTGCAATGAGTGGGAAGCCTGTAAACATTAGGCTCCTTGACCCTCCTCTTCATGAATTTCTCCCTCACTCAACTGAAGATAGAGAAGCTCTTGCTGAATATCTTGAGCTTGATGTGCAGTTAATTAATGAGAGATGCGAAGAGCTTCATGAATTTAATCCAATGCTTGGACATAGAGGTTGTAGGCTTGGGGTTACGTATCCTGAAATATACAGAATGCAGACAAGAGCAATTATTGAAGCTGCAATTGAATGTAAGAAGAATGGAGTAGAAGTTTTTCCCGAGATAATGATCCCTCTTATTTCTTTAAAGGGTGAGCTGGTTCTTCTAAAAAGAGAATGTATTGAAGAAATTAATTTAGTCTTTGAAGAATTGAAAACAGAGGTTAAGTATAAGCTTGGTACAATGATCGAGCTTCCAAGAGCGGCCATTACAGCTGGAAAAATTGCTCCTGAAGCAGATTTCTTCTCTTTTGGAACTAATGATTTAACTCAAACAACTTTTGGGCTTTCAAGGGATGATTCTGGTAAGTTTCTTCCGGAATATGTTAATGGTGGGCTGATGACCGTAGACCCATTTGTTTCTCTTGATAGAGAAGGCGTAGGCTTTCTTGTAAATCATGCTTGTGTCGAGGGAAGAAAATCAAATCCACAAATTCACGTTGGAATTTGTGGTGAACATGGTGGTGAACCAAAATCAATTCAGTTCTGTCATGAAATCGGATTAGATTATGTAAGTTGTTCTCCTTATAGAGTACCAATTGCTAGACTAGCAGCAGCTCAAGCGGCTCTAAGAAGTAAATGA
- a CDS encoding glycine--tRNA ligase, which translates to MSESNLKSMSDLVSLCKRRGFIFQSSEIYGGLGSCWDYAPYGIQLKNNVKESWWKAMTFRENVVGIDASIFMHPQVWKASGHVDGFSDPMVDCKSCKERYREDQIDTSKPCAKCGATDFTEPRDFNLMFNTQMGAVTDSSSTVYLRPETAQGIFVNFLNVQQTMRKKLPFGIAQIGKAFRNEITPGNFIFRTREFEQMEMQFFVKPGTQLDAMEDWKKIRWQWHLDNGLREEKLRWEPHGPDSLAHYADAATDIEYEFPMGWGEMEGIHSRTDFDLKRHEEFSKKNLKYLDTEDGNKKYLPYVLETSVGCDRALLAILCDAYRLENEGDKENERVVMKFHPKLAPVKVAVLPLVKKEKLDVPARELFEKIQRNYQTEYDVAGSIGKRYRRQDEIGTPLCVTFDFDTLDDNAVTVRDRDSMQQERVAIDQLDKYLRDKLGF; encoded by the coding sequence GTGTCAGAAAGTAATTTAAAATCAATGAGTGATCTAGTTAGCCTTTGTAAGAGACGAGGATTTATTTTTCAATCATCTGAAATTTATGGTGGTCTAGGTTCGTGTTGGGATTACGCTCCATACGGAATTCAATTAAAAAATAATGTAAAAGAAAGTTGGTGGAAAGCGATGACGTTCAGAGAGAATGTTGTCGGAATTGATGCTTCAATTTTCATGCATCCGCAAGTTTGGAAAGCTTCTGGCCATGTCGACGGCTTTAGTGATCCGATGGTTGATTGCAAGAGTTGTAAAGAAAGATATAGAGAAGATCAAATTGATACGTCTAAGCCTTGTGCTAAGTGTGGAGCTACTGACTTCACTGAGCCAAGAGACTTTAACTTAATGTTCAATACCCAGATGGGAGCTGTAACAGATAGCTCTTCTACAGTTTACTTAAGACCTGAAACTGCGCAGGGAATTTTTGTGAACTTCTTAAATGTTCAACAGACAATGAGAAAGAAGCTCCCTTTTGGAATTGCACAAATCGGTAAGGCCTTTAGAAATGAAATTACTCCAGGGAATTTTATTTTTAGAACGCGTGAATTCGAACAAATGGAAATGCAATTCTTTGTGAAGCCGGGAACTCAGTTAGATGCAATGGAAGACTGGAAGAAGATTCGTTGGCAATGGCATTTAGATAATGGACTCCGTGAAGAGAAGCTTCGCTGGGAACCACATGGACCTGATAGCCTTGCTCACTATGCAGACGCTGCAACAGATATTGAATATGAGTTTCCTATGGGATGGGGAGAGATGGAAGGGATTCATTCTCGAACGGACTTCGACCTTAAGAGGCACGAAGAGTTTTCGAAAAAGAATTTAAAGTATCTTGATACTGAAGATGGAAATAAGAAATATCTTCCTTACGTTCTAGAAACATCTGTTGGTTGTGACAGAGCTTTATTAGCAATTCTTTGTGACGCTTATAGATTAGAAAATGAAGGTGATAAAGAGAATGAAAGGGTTGTGATGAAATTTCATCCAAAACTTGCTCCTGTAAAAGTGGCAGTTCTTCCTCTCGTTAAGAAAGAAAAGTTAGATGTACCTGCTAGAGAATTATTTGAGAAAATCCAAAGAAATTATCAGACCGAGTATGACGTGGCTGGATCAATAGGAAAGAGATACAGAAGACAAGATGAAATTGGAACGCCACTTTGCGTGACGTTTGATTTTGATACTCTTGACGATAATGCTGTAACTGTAAGAGATAGAGATTCTATGCAGCAGGAAAGAGTGGCGATTGATCAACTCGACAAATATTTAAGAGATAAATTAGGTTTTTAA
- a CDS encoding ABC transporter transmembrane domain-containing protein: MNDLIKNKLLPYIIPYKRKVLGAFLLSFLIAGLGGVQVRLVKPIFDNGLKGYASINDVLLLAGLLVAVGILHFPSRFFHFYWLRYVSDRATLKVREEIFKKLQRLPVSYFAKKKQGELISSILNDTSVFSYGFKAALDVVREALKAVVYLGMAFWSDWQLTLVIFVIAPFLAVIFSKSGKKVRANQGSVQEEQAQLTHNIAEGIHAQKITKAFNLQDFVNSRFNKAQERFFSAQMRTTFIEEFAHPLVEIVGTFAFAGLIVFAHYRLKNGTTIGDFISFATALALFMDPLRKFSQANVKLSQAKAASDRIYELLDTPDEPDNGKISLNSFEERIVVKDLTFSYGEGDVIKNLNLEIKRGQKIALVGLSGSGKSTLINLLLGLYPIAKGGITIDGIDLNDIKLKSLRDLFGLVSQDIFLFNDSIEENLKVGNDFTDEQISKALNVAYASEFVDKLPELTRTVVGDRGTRLSGGQQQRITIARAFLQDTNILLFDEATSALDNESEKLVQKALDSIGGNKTVVAVAHRLSTIQNFDQIYVMHEGRLVEHGTHGELISRGGEYAKLYDLSQS; the protein is encoded by the coding sequence ATGGTCTAAAGGGTTACGCCTCAATAAATGATGTTCTCCTATTGGCCGGACTACTTGTTGCTGTAGGCATACTGCATTTTCCAAGTAGATTCTTTCACTTTTACTGGTTGCGTTATGTCTCTGACAGAGCAACTTTAAAAGTTAGAGAAGAAATTTTTAAAAAACTTCAAAGGTTACCAGTTTCTTACTTTGCAAAGAAGAAACAAGGGGAGCTTATATCGAGTATTTTAAATGATACTTCTGTCTTCTCATACGGATTTAAAGCAGCTCTTGATGTTGTTCGTGAAGCATTGAAGGCCGTTGTTTATTTGGGAATGGCCTTTTGGAGTGATTGGCAGCTAACGTTAGTGATCTTTGTAATAGCTCCATTTCTAGCAGTTATTTTTAGCAAGAGTGGAAAAAAAGTTAGGGCCAACCAGGGAAGCGTTCAAGAAGAGCAGGCCCAGCTTACACATAATATTGCAGAAGGTATTCACGCTCAAAAAATTACCAAAGCGTTTAATCTTCAAGACTTTGTAAATTCAAGATTCAATAAAGCGCAGGAGAGGTTTTTCTCTGCGCAGATGCGAACAACTTTCATTGAAGAATTTGCTCACCCTCTAGTCGAAATTGTTGGAACGTTTGCCTTTGCAGGACTCATTGTCTTTGCTCATTACAGATTAAAGAATGGGACAACTATTGGTGACTTTATTTCATTTGCCACTGCTCTTGCTCTATTTATGGATCCTCTAAGAAAGTTTTCTCAAGCAAATGTAAAACTTTCCCAGGCCAAGGCTGCGTCGGATAGGATTTACGAATTATTAGATACTCCAGATGAGCCAGATAATGGAAAGATAAGCTTAAATTCTTTTGAAGAGAGAATTGTAGTTAAGGACTTAACTTTCTCTTATGGAGAAGGGGATGTGATTAAGAACTTAAACTTAGAGATAAAAAGAGGGCAGAAAATTGCTCTGGTCGGTCTCTCTGGTTCTGGAAAATCAACACTAATAAATTTACTCCTAGGTCTTTACCCAATTGCAAAGGGTGGAATTACAATTGATGGAATTGATCTGAACGATATTAAATTGAAGTCATTGAGGGACTTATTTGGGTTAGTTAGTCAGGATATTTTTCTCTTTAACGACTCTATAGAAGAAAACTTAAAAGTAGGTAATGACTTTACTGATGAGCAGATTTCAAAAGCTTTGAATGTTGCTTATGCCAGTGAGTTTGTTGATAAACTCCCAGAGCTTACAAGAACAGTTGTTGGTGATAGAGGAACACGCCTCTCTGGTGGTCAGCAACAGAGAATCACAATAGCTAGAGCTTTCCTACAGGATACAAATATTCTTCTCTTTGATGAGGCGACGTCTGCACTTGATAACGAATCTGAAAAACTTGTTCAAAAGGCCTTAGACTCAATCGGCGGGAATAAGACTGTTGTTGCGGTGGCCCATAGGCTTTCTACGATTCAAAATTTTGACCAAATCTATGTGATGCATGAAGGAAGATTAGTTGAGCATGGAACTCATGGGGAGCTGATTTCTAGAGGCGGAGAATATGCCAAACTTTACGATCTGAGTCAAAGCTAG